One genomic region from Metallosphaera tengchongensis encodes:
- a CDS encoding mechanosensitive ion channel family protein, which produces MMKSETRIISLVISSIIAVVVVGLAIYVLGMVKILPGNYTLYLEIGVWVIGVLGITYLISLLIKNRLGPAIGLDNASSLSFVVRVIGYVLAIAGVLAAFKVGLGEALAAGGFAGLVLGLASQDVLSNVFGGIMLLISRPYKVGERITVSTWQYSLSFPTYPPKYFSNDYLIPGYTGKVMDITLLYTIILTDEFTELRIPNSIMIQAAIFVHDKNEKRKIRTRYEIPKDMEPDEAIEAIGRSLQDMEGLLEPPVVRILEASQNTLVLGIDVVSKSIYEEPVRSEVIKRATKALKKMREDSIKLNK; this is translated from the coding sequence ATCATGAAAAGCGAGACCAGGATAATCTCCCTTGTTATATCGTCCATTATTGCTGTTGTAGTGGTGGGGTTAGCCATTTACGTTCTGGGAATGGTGAAGATCTTACCAGGTAACTACACACTCTACTTGGAAATAGGTGTCTGGGTCATTGGAGTTTTGGGGATTACCTATCTCATTTCCTTGCTGATCAAGAATAGACTCGGACCAGCTATTGGCTTGGATAACGCTTCTTCTCTGAGCTTTGTGGTGAGGGTAATAGGCTACGTATTGGCCATAGCTGGAGTTCTAGCAGCATTTAAAGTAGGGCTGGGAGAGGCGTTAGCGGCAGGTGGTTTCGCAGGTTTGGTCCTGGGTCTGGCCTCTCAGGACGTGCTCTCTAACGTCTTCGGCGGGATAATGCTCCTTATTTCCAGGCCTTACAAGGTAGGGGAAAGGATCACGGTATCCACCTGGCAATACAGTCTTAGTTTCCCCACATACCCACCCAAGTACTTCTCCAACGATTACCTTATCCCAGGGTACACTGGTAAAGTCATGGACATAACCCTTCTTTACACTATCATACTCACGGACGAGTTCACGGAGCTAAGGATCCCCAATAGCATCATGATCCAGGCAGCCATATTTGTACACGATAAGAACGAGAAGAGAAAGATACGAACTAGATACGAGATCCCTAAGGATATGGAGCCCGATGAGGCGATAGAGGCGATAGGGAGATCACTACAGGATATGGAAGGTCTTCTGGAGCCCCCTGTGGTGAGGATATTGGAGGCTTCACAAAACACTTTGGTGCTCGGAATAGACGTCGTTTCAAAATCAATATACGAGGAACCGGTTAGAAGTGAAGTTATCAAGAGGGCAACCAAGGCACTAAAGAAGATGCGTGAGGATTCCATAAAATTGAACAAATAA
- a CDS encoding SPFH domain-containing protein — translation MSLQIRGQVISTEREDGTSFMAPDVLLFRYPREQITSKSIFIVQPQENCVVVIQGQVQAVLPPGTHNIQSPQNPLSNFLSRFRYNQLPFDTIAFFTSMTRHEVRIQGKSQTDDLVPLDYEVAVYYRVTDAAKLVTNIQFSGLFFKDGELAAYLAPVVDQEVSSILNQVKLVDVYKKFSDISTAITAALKQFLAEIGVELISVRVTRLIPEDPELRRIIQLRDLGLEVERAVRMGLARILTEQGNPASVNMAIGMPYYPNLATLVNLPQRLLQFSMGSEKGESNEQSKPQGS, via the coding sequence ATGTCTCTTCAAATCAGAGGTCAAGTTATAAGCACGGAGAGGGAAGATGGAACTTCTTTCATGGCTCCTGACGTTCTCCTTTTTAGGTATCCTAGGGAGCAAATCACTTCCAAATCGATTTTCATCGTACAACCTCAGGAGAACTGTGTGGTCGTTATCCAGGGACAGGTTCAGGCTGTTCTACCCCCAGGGACTCACAACATCCAGTCTCCCCAAAATCCACTCTCCAACTTCCTCTCAAGGTTTAGGTACAACCAATTGCCCTTTGACACCATAGCCTTCTTCACCTCCATGACCAGACATGAGGTGAGGATCCAAGGTAAAAGTCAGACGGACGATCTTGTTCCTTTGGACTATGAGGTAGCAGTATATTACAGGGTAACGGACGCTGCTAAATTAGTGACGAACATTCAGTTCTCTGGACTCTTCTTCAAGGACGGAGAACTTGCAGCTTATCTTGCACCAGTTGTGGACCAAGAGGTAAGTTCAATCCTTAATCAGGTCAAGCTAGTGGACGTGTACAAGAAGTTCTCCGATATCTCCACTGCGATTACTGCAGCCTTGAAGCAGTTCCTGGCTGAGATAGGCGTCGAGCTGATATCAGTCAGGGTGACCAGGCTTATCCCTGAGGATCCCGAACTTAGGAGGATAATCCAGTTGAGGGACCTAGGGTTAGAGGTGGAGAGAGCAGTAAGGATGGGGTTAGCAAGAATATTGACTGAACAGGGGAATCCAGCTAGCGTAAACATGGCCATAGGGATGCCATACTACCCCAACCTGGCTACACTTGTAAACCTACCTCAAAGGCTACTCCAGTTCTCCATGGGCTCTGAGAAGGGTGAGAGTAACGAGCAGAGCAAACCCCAGGGCTCTTAG
- a CDS encoding MBL fold metallo-hydrolase — protein sequence MRLSKEVEVLPGSPNTLIYQGRAVVDLGGKNSSVDVNAELQLATHGHMDHIAGLLKNSKRKFIPKEDLWALSLMGRRVMTYGFSSKDSSLFTFDLIKDSISIEPGDSEVEVVKLPGHTPGHSGYILGDTLYAGDAFFGKKVLEGFVFPFYLDFWQAMESLEKLRDIAKGVNNLVISHGPIQEAKKMRELLEYNLEYGAKLVKWVKEEISTPSTAEQVVVRVMRRLGAKISPANVFLNEIVVKSILAQVGRAEVGDDGVIFVSN from the coding sequence ATGAGGTTAAGTAAAGAGGTGGAAGTACTCCCCGGAAGTCCCAACACCCTAATATATCAAGGGAGGGCTGTGGTGGACTTAGGTGGTAAGAACTCTTCAGTGGATGTGAACGCAGAGCTACAGCTAGCTACACACGGCCACATGGACCACATAGCCGGTCTTTTGAAGAACTCTAAGAGGAAGTTCATTCCCAAGGAGGATCTTTGGGCCCTATCCCTCATGGGGAGGAGGGTGATGACCTACGGGTTTAGTTCTAAGGACTCGTCACTTTTCACCTTTGACCTGATAAAGGATAGCATTTCCATTGAACCGGGAGATTCGGAAGTGGAAGTGGTGAAACTACCCGGACACACTCCAGGACATAGCGGGTACATCCTAGGGGACACCCTGTATGCGGGGGACGCGTTCTTTGGGAAAAAAGTCCTGGAAGGTTTCGTATTCCCTTTCTACTTAGACTTTTGGCAGGCAATGGAGTCCCTGGAGAAGCTAAGGGATATTGCTAAGGGAGTCAACAACTTAGTGATATCCCATGGACCGATACAAGAGGCGAAAAAGATGAGGGAACTCTTGGAATACAATTTGGAGTACGGGGCTAAACTGGTGAAGTGGGTTAAGGAAGAGATAAGCACTCCCTCCACAGCAGAACAGGTCGTTGTACGAGTGATGAGAAGGCTGGGTGCAAAGATTTCTCCAGCTAACGTGTTCCTAAACGAGATCGTAGTCAAGTCAATATTGGCCCAAGTTGGTAGGGCTGAGGTGGGAGATGACGGAGTGATCTTCGTAAGTAACTGA
- a CDS encoding pyridoxal-phosphate-dependent aminotransferase family protein — MTRKLLMHVGPVTIDYDILVAGLRGDTGFTSQEFIDAMSFSLKYLRKLMGADETYQPFIIPGGGTSAMESVASVLRRGDKVLVVSNGVFGDRWKAIFNRYSVAVDVLKANPGEYVKPEEVEKAVEEEKYSLVTMTHVETSTGVKEPIGEVTKRIRDKVDLIAVDGVSSVGAETVKAKDNQVDIYLTASQKAIGVPPGAGLLVLSERAVSRLSEESVAGYYLNLKNWVDVMRNLEEGKGSYFATLPVHLIFMLVKAFELMEREGLENRIKRHERVAKGIRAGIESMGLDIVARKPEAYSNTVTGVIVKKANPSEVLKAVVSEGLELAPGVHPALAGKYFRIGHMGWVNPNDAVTTIAVLERVLKRMGEPINLGEGVRAVQNTLA, encoded by the coding sequence ATGACTAGAAAACTTCTCATGCACGTAGGTCCAGTCACCATAGACTATGATATTTTAGTTGCGGGTCTTCGAGGGGACACTGGGTTCACCTCTCAAGAGTTCATTGATGCTATGTCTTTCTCCCTAAAGTACCTTCGGAAATTGATGGGAGCAGACGAGACTTATCAACCGTTCATTATCCCAGGGGGAGGGACCTCAGCCATGGAGAGCGTGGCATCTGTCTTGAGGAGGGGAGACAAGGTCCTCGTAGTTTCCAACGGTGTATTCGGAGACAGATGGAAGGCGATCTTCAACAGGTACTCAGTTGCGGTGGACGTCCTCAAGGCAAATCCAGGGGAGTACGTGAAACCGGAGGAAGTGGAGAAGGCCGTGGAGGAAGAGAAGTACAGCCTGGTAACCATGACGCATGTGGAGACCAGTACTGGAGTTAAGGAACCCATAGGTGAAGTGACCAAGAGGATCAGGGACAAGGTAGACCTCATAGCAGTTGACGGTGTCAGTAGTGTGGGTGCAGAGACGGTGAAGGCCAAGGATAACCAGGTGGACATCTATCTGACAGCCAGCCAAAAAGCCATTGGAGTTCCACCTGGAGCAGGCCTTCTGGTCCTCTCCGAGAGGGCGGTCTCAAGGTTGTCGGAAGAGTCTGTGGCTGGGTATTACCTAAACCTTAAGAACTGGGTAGACGTCATGAGAAACCTGGAAGAGGGGAAGGGTTCCTACTTCGCCACTCTCCCAGTCCACCTCATATTCATGTTGGTGAAAGCGTTTGAGCTCATGGAAAGGGAGGGCCTAGAGAACAGGATAAAGAGACATGAGAGAGTGGCAAAGGGAATAAGGGCAGGGATCGAAAGTATGGGGTTGGACATAGTGGCAAGGAAACCTGAGGCCTACAGCAACACGGTAACTGGGGTGATAGTGAAGAAGGCTAACCCTTCTGAGGTCCTTAAGGCTGTGGTATCTGAAGGGCTTGAGCTCGCCCCAGGAGTTCACCCTGCCTTGGCAGGTAAGTACTTTAGGATAGGACATATGGGCTGGGTAAACCCCAACGACGCCGTGACTACCATTGCAGTTCTGGAAAGAGTACTCAAGAGGATGGGAGAACCTATTAACTTGGGGGAGGGAGTTAGGGCTGTACAGAACACCTTAGCCTAG
- a CDS encoding sulfocyanin-like copper-binding protein, which translates to MKVWQIVLIIVVIVAVALSTLIIAHRTSNPPVNQTVSPVKNVTSPPPAPSNSSSSMNTTSIKSNNVTNVTVKTNSTTVKLPSGASPLNYNASNRTVFIYLYASNQDPNPLNFNGTTYGTMKIYVPENWSLYFTFYNPEPLGHALAVVQNNTAEPNQLELSQNGKIIFEIGYNGGNGISGGVSVSGLLTQLPRGYYWIACPIPGHAQSGMWIDLISTNVTVPYVVT; encoded by the coding sequence ATGAAAGTCTGGCAAATAGTCCTTATCATAGTAGTGATCGTCGCGGTTGCCTTGTCAACCCTCATAATTGCTCATCGCACCAGTAATCCCCCTGTAAATCAAACTGTAAGTCCTGTAAAGAACGTTACATCCCCTCCCCCAGCCCCTTCCAACTCCTCAAGTTCCATGAACACGACTTCCATCAAGTCCAATAACGTCACTAATGTCACAGTGAAGACCAATTCCACCACCGTTAAGTTACCGAGCGGAGCGTCTCCACTTAATTATAATGCCTCCAACAGGACGGTGTTCATATACCTCTATGCGTCCAACCAGGATCCCAATCCCCTCAACTTCAATGGCACCACTTACGGTACAATGAAGATTTACGTCCCAGAGAACTGGAGCTTATACTTCACCTTCTACAACCCAGAGCCCCTGGGTCATGCCTTGGCCGTTGTCCAGAACAACACTGCTGAACCTAATCAGCTTGAGCTCTCTCAAAACGGAAAGATAATCTTCGAGATCGGTTACAACGGAGGGAATGGGATTTCAGGGGGCGTCAGCGTATCAGGTCTGTTAACTCAGTTACCTCGCGGTTATTACTGGATAGCCTGCCCAATACCCGGTCACGCCCAGAGTGGGATGTGGATTGACCTGATTTCAACTAACGTTACAGTACCCTATGTAGTAACTTAA